From the genome of Nicotiana tabacum cultivar K326 chromosome 2, ASM71507v2, whole genome shotgun sequence:
AATAGACCCAAACTCTGACGAAAAGATTGTACCCTTTTTGTCCTCCTCTGAAATGCAAGGCCACTGGGGTCGTGCAGTATTGAATTGATAAGTTAAACAAGAAAATAGTGAAGGTAGTGCAGCTTATTTATAAACATTTTAAATGTTTTGCTAGGGTGAAATAAAGTCAATTATAGCATAAAATCCACTATGCTGCAtcctttccttttgtttctgTCTACAATTATATAACTCATGATTTTTCGAAGTTGAACTTTTAATTAACACTGCCTCGTCTTGTAAGTTAAATGAACTACCATTGTGTTTAAAAATTTGACTGATATAAGTAATCCAACTGCAGCTGATTGACCCAGTGGACAAAACAGCGGATCGTGATCTTGCACTTATTAAAGAACTGGGTTTGACGCTTATATATGCTATAAACACACATGTGCATGCCGATCATGTCACTGGCTCTGGCTTGATCAAGGTTGGGCTTCATCTTCTTGAATTTGGTAACTGATTAGTTTATTTGTAAATGATTATTTGCTTGGTACTTTTTTTCATTCCCCTGTCGAGTTATGAAGCTTCATTATGATATTCAATCTCGCAGACGAAGCTCCCTGGTGTGAAGTCAATCATTTCCAAAGCAAGCAATGCAAAAGCTGATCTCTTTGTTGAATCTGGTGACAAAATCCACTTCGGTGATATTTTTCTGGAGGTATGTAAACATCAAAAGTCATTTAACTTTTGATTTTTCCAAATGGTTTAGAGGTAGAAAAGTTATAATGGTATGGTTCTAATACATATCCTTTTGCAAGGAAAAGTTAGCTCATCGCTAGGAAAATCACCATGTTCCAAATGTCTGAACACTCGTGCTATCTTTGGGGCTGCGCCTAGAAGGTTTTTAAACAACTCGCAAATTCATGACTATTGCTAACCTTTGCTGATTATGCTCTAGTCATCTGTAATCCTGGAGAAAAGTGATTTTATTTTGAGATAAGATGAATTGTTTTAATATTCCTCCTTATTGTGGGCCTAGTCGCCATCACAATTTTGAATATAGAATGAACTTGAACTTTTTTAATGTAGTTACTTCATAGGCACTTGGTTTGTTAGTAAGTTTTATTTGAAAAGCATCAGTGCTTTAAATGCTAATTCTGTGAAAATTAAGTGTCTGAATTGTGGTTCCCCTTCATTCCAATGATATATGTACCAACTGTATGACTGCTGCGTTTGGAAATCTTTCTGAGAagggaaattggaattttggtgggtaattatttcaattcattgatgaagatgttgggATGTCTATGTTTAACATCGTGAGTGCAACATGGAATTCGAGCATCTTGGCAGATACAATTGCTTTAACATTCATTTGCATTTCACAGTAGATAATTAGGATGCCCAGTTTCAACTCTTGGTACAAATCTGTTTGCAAGAAATGTTCATAATCTTATCAGTTGACTCCTGTTTGGTCTTTAATCACTGATATGCTTCGCTTAGTGAAATGTCATCTTAGTAAGATGTCAATAATACAATTAATACACCCCCTTAGAACTTTCTTCAACTGCATTCTTTTCTAGCTCATCTCAGCGTGTAACTGTCGGATCTCCCTCTTTAAGTATGAACTATCACTATCTCCTTTTCCCCATCTCTGTGCTAGTCATCTCCGACCAAGTAAAAGTGTATAAAGGGAATAAACGCCAAGTAATCAACTAAGCTAGGCTGTGGTGCAAGCATTGTAGCTGGAAGTTACCTGTAGCGTTTGAGATGTATTCTAATGCAATAGTGCTGTCATTGCAGGTTCGTGCAACTCCTGGTCATACACTAGGCTGTGTAACCTATGTTACGGGAAATGGACCCAATCAACCTCATCCAAGGGTGGCCTTTACTGGTGATGCCCTTTTGATACGTGGATGTGGAAGGACAGACTTTCAGGTACACCCTCTCTATGCAGTATGCCATGCTTTTTTCTGACTTTTACTGGACCTTTGAGTAAAGGGAAAAGCTTGATGGTGTGTACAGCTCATTTTATTTCTCTGATAAATGCTAAGATTTAACAATGCAGTTAGATAGATCAAGAATATTCTTTAGCAACAGGGATTGGCCagaaaagaaaggagaagaaaattATAGGAAAATGTCAAATGTCTGTTGATAACGTCATATTTGGTCTTGATAATATCCTTACATGAGCTTTTGGGACAGAGAAAGGTACAATCCAAGATATTATTATTCTTATCTTGGATGCCTTCAGTTCATGATACTGAATTGGAGCAAATTATTTCAGATGCAAATTCGCTCGCTCTATAATTGACTATGGTCCACAtaaacttttctcttttttcttctaaataatttttcttgtATATTGCCAAAGTAATATGGGACTAAGATGATCCTAAATGGAGGATCATATAGCTGAATTTAACTTGCTTGGGATTGAGTATTTGTGTTTTTTACTTATTGTATATTGCCAAAGTACAATTTAATTGACCAAACAGTTTTAAGTCTTCTACAGATTGCAATGTAgtggttgttactgttgttgttaaCAGTATTAAGTCTTAATGCATCTAGTTTTACCTTACTTTACTTCTCATCTTGTTTATGTTTAAGGAATATTATTGTGTTGCAGACCTAGAGGTCTTTAATTGCTTGGGTTAGAGGTGACATTGGAAAATGAAGTTTTCTGGCTTTTTAATATTGGTACTTTCTTCTTACTTTATGACAGGGTGGAAGTTCAGACAAATTGTATGATTCAGTTCATTCACAGGCAAGGACATGAAAACTATTCTGTTTTTGTAacttgaaaaaagaaataaaagtatTATGATGCTTAATGttctcttctttttatttttgtaccTTTTCTTTCTGATTTATCATCGGTTTCTGAGAACAGATTTTCACATTGCCCAAAGACACGTTGGTATATCCTGCTCATGACTACAAAGGGTTCACCGTAAGGATACATCATTTacttttcactattttttatttgCATATTTCTGGTGCTTGTTTACAAGTGTATATTTCATTTTCAGGTCAGTACAGTGGGAGAGGAGATGCAATACAATCCACGTCTATCAAAAGATAAGGTACTTCCTATCCTTtatcaaagaaagaaaagaaaagaagaagataaggTACTTCCAAGCAAGAAATTTTTACCCTAGTTTCAAGATTGGGTTAAGTTGAGCTCTTTATAGTTAAGAAGTGGAAATAGTTGCTGAATCTACATCCATCTGTAGTTGAAAACTCTAGAAAGGAAAAGTTTCGTGGGGGGATTTTAATTTTTAAGACACTTCAAAACTTATATCAATTTTTAAGATAAAAGTGTTAAGAATGGGGTAGAAGGGACACTTTTGTGATTAGTGTCAATGACATAATTTTTAAAAACCCCAAAGTTTTCTTATTTACAAAAATGTCCCTCTCCTCCTCTATCCCTATTCCTCCTCCTACTCCtcccctccccctcctcctccacCTCCTCCCGCCACTCCTCCTCCTccctttgttcctccatctcGCAACGCTCCTCTCTATCCTCCCCTTACTCCTCCATCTCGCAACGCTCCTCTCTATCCCCGCCACTCCTAATCCCCAAACATTTAGGAAGATGTTTCAAATATCTAGAGAAATGTTTCAAACATCTACTGAAATGTTTCAAAACATCTGCACATATGTTTCAAACATCTGTGGAGATGTTTGAAATATATGTAGAAAAAAGATCAAAcatcaaaaagaaagaagtagAAGAAACATCCCTGGGGTGTTTCAAACATTTAGGGAGATGTTTGAAACATCCCGGGGGTGTTTTGCATAATACTCATTTATGGGAATGTCTCAAAATATCTCGAGGGTATTTTGCAGAATAATCACTttgtaaaatttcatatttttctctttctctcgtATATTTTAAACCactagaagaaaaagaaaaaatgaaaaaagaaaaagaagatgaaaatgagatgaagagggaaagaagaaaaagatgaaaatgagatgaagagggaaagaagaaaaagacaagcaagaaatgaagaagaagaagatgacatagACGAACCAGAAGCAACAATGAAAggtgaagagaaagaagaaagtaaggaagaagaatgagagaatgaggaagtgaaagaagaaagaaagagaagaagtaaagaggagaaagaagagggaaatgaaaatttgaaataatttgaatGGGTAtggttttttaaaaattttaaaaattttaatatttacccacaacttttgttatttttaatctGACCCCCGAACCCCTTTAATTACACATTACACAAGacttcaaaagtctttttttacCTCATTCTTCTAGTTTCGTGTGTTTGGCTAATAGTAATCCCAGGGAATACACTTGACCATAGTGTTATTTGTTTCCCCTTATTTGGTGGACGGATCGAGTTTACTTCATTTGTGTAATTGCAAAACTCTGGTCCACCAAGTTTCACATATAAGCTGAAAGAATTTGTTGCtgctttatcttttccttttgaaACTAGTTAAGTACTCATATTTTTTGTGAAACTTTTCTTTACAGGAAACATTCAAAAACATTATGCAAAGTGAGTAAGCCATTCTACCTCTCCCTTGTTATTTTTTCTCCTTATTTCCCTTTCACTTTTATACTTACTTGCTGATGATAGCATCTTTTATAACAGATTTGAGTTTGTCATATCCAAAAATGATGGACGTTGCAGTACCAGCTAACATGGTTTGCGGATTGCAAGAGACAAAATCTGAAGCATGCTAGTTTTGTTTGATTCTCTAATCAACGCCATGAATGTAAATGGGGAAGCAGGGGCTACACGTCTAAAGTGAAAAGTTGAATAAGATATACCAATATAGTATCGAGAAACTATGTTGTTTTAACCGATATGAATCTTGATTATATGTTATACAGCCATTAGCTACATGAGTCTTGAGTATATGTATGGAACTTGATTTGTGAGGTTACTGATGGGAGTAATGAAAGTAAAATTATCTGCTGTTgctgtaatatttgaattatggTGGCAAAACGGATCCAGGTTTATGAATGAAAGAGATGTACGTCTGTGTTAAACATAGGGGGGCAGCTGAAAATGACAGATGAGAAAGCAGACCATCTTGGATTAGCAAGTGGTCCTAGCCATTATCTGCTAAGGCAAAAGAAATTAAAGACATGAAGTCcccctttttcaatttttttcttttattggttGGAATTGAGAAAGTGGTGCCAAatactcatttttgtttttttgagcaGCATTGACTGTACTTAAATGCAAGGAGAATCTGGAGGACAAAAAAGAGCCGGTAAATGGCGTGGTATAGCCACTTTtaagtggtatttactttttagtcAGTGTTtttaatgttgagcaaaaatagccactactttATTAAAATTGATACGAAAagtcttttttaccctttcttcatgagtgatgtgtaaatattaaggacatggtgtccttaacttcatgagtgatgtgtaaaatattaaggacactatgtctttaacatttacattgcacacatgaagttaaggacaccatgtccttaatatttacaatgcatatatgaagttaaggacatgatgtcctaaagtatAACAGCAGaagttgcaaatacaagttaatgatattatgtccttaacatttacattgcacacatgaagttaaggacaccatgtccttaacatttacaatgcacatatgaagttaaggacatgatgtcctaaagtataacaacagaagttgcaaatacaagttaatgatattatgtccttaaaatttacacatcactcatgaagttaaggacactatgtctttaacatttacattgcacacgtaaagttaaggacaccatgtccttaacatttaaactatacatatgaagttaaggacatgatgtcctaaagtttaacaacagaagttgcaaatacaagttaatgatattatgtccttaacatttacattacACACATGAAGTttaggacaccatgtccttaacatttacactgcacatatgaagttaaggacatgatgtcctaaagtttatcAGCAGAAGGTGCAAATATAGGACACTTTGTCCTTGTTATTTACACATTACTCATGAaattaaggacactatgtccttaacatttacaatgaacacatgaagttaaggacaccacgtccttaacatttacactgcacatatgaagttaaggacatgatgtcctaaagtttaacaacaagaggtgcaaatacaagttaaggacattatatCTTTAACATTTACATTGTATACATGAAGTTAatgacaccatgtccttaacatttacactatatatatgaagttaaggacatgaagtcctaaagtttaacaacagaagttgcaaatacaagttaatgatattatgtccttaatatttacattgcacacatgaagttaatgacaccatgtccttaacatttacactgcatatatgaagttaaggacatgatatcCTAAAGTTTAGCAGCACaaggtgcaaatacatgacactttg
Proteins encoded in this window:
- the LOC107770044 gene encoding persulfide dioxygenase ETHE1 homolog, mitochondrial-like is translated as MMLRFRCCRFFIVSPFDTPLIHSFKAKPHWASSLIRAQMGSYSTTSSCPKLVFRQLFEKESSTYTYLLADALHPQKPALLIDPVDKTADRDLALIKELGLTLIYAINTHVHADHVTGSGLIKTKLPGVKSIISKASNAKADLFVESGDKIHFGDIFLEVRATPGHTLGCVTYVTGNGPNQPHPRVAFTGDALLIRGCGRTDFQGGSSDKLYDSVHSQIFTLPKDTLVYPAHDYKGFTVSTVGEEMQYNPRLSKDKETFKNIMQNLSLSYPKMMDVAVPANMVCGLQETKSEAC